One Holosporales bacterium genomic window carries:
- a CDS encoding crossover junction endodeoxyribonuclease RuvC gives MLSRRTVLGIDPGLNKTGWGVISIEGNNLKYIAHGVVRPDSKKDLASRLNTIYSEVSEV, from the coding sequence ATGCTGTCCAGGCGCACAGTTCTTGGTATCGATCCTGGGCTTAATAAGACGGGGTGGGGCGTGATATCAATTGAAGGGAACAATCTCAAGTACATTGCTCATGGAGTGGTACGTCCAGACAGCAAAAAGGACCTAGCCTCGCGACTTAACACTATCTATAGTGAAGTATCAGAGGTTAT
- a CDS encoding YebC/PmpR family DNA-binding transcriptional regulator has translation MSGHSQFKNIMYRKGAQDARRARVFARLAREIAVAVKTGGGDDPSSNSKLRNVLANARGENMPRDNIERAIKKAMGGEDGANYEEVRYEGYGPSGVAIIVEALTDNRKRTASEIRASFNKLGGALGETNSVSFMFDRVGVIVYPLNVSPPDNMLESAIEAGADDVKDDSRYEVITSVNNFAAVRDALTKKFSDPTSASLMWQPKTLTPIGDESAGTLFKLIEALEDNEDVQQVVANYDVSDEFMQSYLKA, from the coding sequence ATGTCAGGGCATTCCCAGTTTAAAAATATCATGTATCGTAAAGGCGCGCAGGATGCCAGGCGCGCCAGGGTATTTGCTAGATTGGCTAGAGAGATTGCTGTTGCGGTAAAAACCGGCGGAGGAGACGATCCGTCCAGTAACTCTAAATTGCGTAACGTTCTAGCCAATGCGCGTGGTGAGAATATGCCTCGCGATAACATAGAGCGCGCCATTAAGAAGGCCATGGGTGGAGAAGACGGCGCAAACTATGAAGAAGTTAGGTATGAAGGATACGGACCCAGCGGGGTCGCAATTATAGTTGAGGCGCTCACCGATAATCGCAAAAGAACCGCTTCGGAAATCAGGGCATCGTTTAACAAGCTTGGCGGAGCGTTAGGTGAAACCAACAGCGTCAGTTTTATGTTCGACAGGGTTGGCGTTATTGTTTATCCGCTTAATGTCAGTCCGCCTGATAACATGCTGGAATCAGCGATTGAAGCCGGCGCCGATGATGTAAAGGATGACAGTCGGTACGAGGTAATTACAAGCGTTAATAATTTTGCCGCAGTAAGGGACGCGCTAACCAAGAAATTTTCGGACCCAACTTCGGCCAGCCTCATGTGGCAACCGAAAACGTTAACGCCAATCGGTGACGAATCCGCCGGCACTCTGTTTAAGTTGATTGAGGCTTTAGAAGACAACGAAGATGTCCAGCAAGTCGTAGCTAATTACGACGTATCGGACGAATTCATGCAGTCGTATCTTAAGGCCTGA
- a CDS encoding biotin transporter BioY: MEKLAVSQNKAGWLNTVYVVLGSLFIALSAQITVPSTPVPMTMQVYAVLLVGGLLGGKRGFASVMLYLAEGACGLPVFAGGASGLGMLCSARGGYLIGMPIAAGLVGYMTASWHKESFLKHLTAGLTGLTAIYIPGVTFVAVALGDFWQALAVGFIPFLVADTLKILLFAGSMSISKRLRK; the protein is encoded by the coding sequence ATGGAAAAGCTTGCTGTGAGCCAAAATAAAGCCGGTTGGTTAAATACTGTGTATGTAGTATTGGGCAGTTTATTTATTGCCTTATCTGCCCAGATAACCGTACCATCAACGCCTGTGCCAATGACTATGCAGGTGTATGCTGTGTTGCTGGTTGGCGGGCTGTTAGGAGGTAAAAGAGGATTTGCTTCCGTCATGCTGTACTTGGCAGAAGGGGCATGTGGCCTGCCAGTGTTTGCCGGGGGAGCGAGCGGCTTGGGAATGCTGTGTTCGGCAAGAGGCGGATACCTTATAGGGATGCCGATAGCAGCTGGTTTAGTCGGATATATGACCGCGAGCTGGCATAAAGAGTCATTTTTAAAGCACCTAACCGCAGGTTTAACGGGGTTGACAGCGATCTACATTCCAGGCGTCACGTTTGTAGCCGTTGCTTTAGGAGATTTCTGGCAAGCGCTTGCTGTTGGCTTTATTCCATTTTTAGTTGCGGATACGCTTAAGATACTGTTGTTTGCAGGATCTATGAGTATTTCTAAGCGCTTGAGAAAATAG
- a CDS encoding helix-turn-helix domain-containing protein, which translates to MIDYFIVKKKIVLNIPVKRALRKLGQDIKEARIRRNITIAMMAERANVTAITVAKTEKGDPSVSFGTYATVIFILGMIDKLQNLLDLSGDVIGRQLAEEQLPKRVRLPKRLKPNPNTGEQ; encoded by the coding sequence ATGATTGATTATTTTATCGTGAAGAAAAAGATTGTTTTAAATATTCCTGTTAAAAGGGCTTTAAGGAAGCTTGGCCAGGATATAAAAGAAGCGCGGATCCGCCGTAATATCACCATTGCTATGATGGCTGAGAGAGCTAACGTTACGGCAATTACTGTTGCAAAAACCGAGAAAGGCGATCCATCGGTGTCTTTTGGAACCTATGCGACTGTTATTTTTATATTGGGAATGATCGACAAGCTGCAGAATTTGCTTGACCTTTCAGGAGATGTCATCGGCAGACAATTGGCAGAGGAGCAATTGCCCAAGCGTGTACGTCTGCCAAAACGATTAAAACCGAACCCAAACACGGGAGAACAATAA